One Trichocoleus sp. FACHB-46 genomic window, GGGTAGTTGATCGGGCTACTGATCAGGTATTGGCAGTAGTCGAGTTTAGTGAAGCTCATTGCTCCAGTCTAATATTGCTCCTGCGTAAGTCCTGCCTACCTTTTTGCAACTCCTCAACACTCCAGGACAGCTCGTCAATCCGTTGGTAGGGTTGAGTGCCGCCGCTGCCATCGACGCGTCGGTTCGTTTTGAGCGGGCAGTAATACAGCTTCTCGAACTGGTCAATCTGTGCCATCAACTTTTGGGTGGCATACCAACTGTCCATCAACACCGTTGCAAACGGTAACTGCTTGCTGTACACCACGCCATCGAGCATGGTTGCAACGTGATCGAGTTTGCTCTGCCCGTCGCCATCGGGGTCATAGAGTCGGTAGTCAATGACCCAAAACTGTCCAGTTTCACCGTTGACGTATACACAACTAATCAAGCCAATGCCCCGAATCACGCGATGCTCATTGCCGCTGTATTGTCGTCTGACCAGTTCAATGGATGCGGAATGCCGCTTATCTAGGACAGTATCGTCGAACAATAGATAAGCAGTTGAGGATGGTTGCAGCAGCGGTTTAACGTTGTCCCACAACAGGCGAGGGGTTAACTTTTCGCCGCGCAAATAGCGGTTGATGTGGTCATGGCTGATGTCCGCCAGGTGGTCAGCCAAGTTCGTCACTGTGTAGTTAACCGGGCTGCTGAGCAGGTATTGGCAGTATTCGAGTTTGCTAAAGCTCATCTCTTTAGTTTAGAGTTGCCCTGCGTAAGTCCTGAATTATCTATGGAGAGGGTATAACGGTTTGGCTTCTCAAACTCCAGCAGCGATCGCCCCAAGCTCTTTTTTTGATGCATTGCTTATACCGCAATAACTCATGATTCTAGCGGTCCTCAAGCATATGCCTTCTGATGGCTAGTGGATACAGCTTTGGACTAAAGCTCTGGACTAAAGCTTTAATTGCTTACCTAGCTAACTGCGTACGCAGGTATTCAGATAGTTAAATGTTTGCTTAGTTAAGTTGTTAAGCAACTAAGTTTTTAGCAAGAAGGCTAGCCAGCTTGTCAAAAGTCTGGCAGGCTGGCTAGTTAAGTGTTTGCAATTAAATTCAATGATAATCACAATCGTTGCCTACAAAGGTGGGGTTGGCAAAACCACCACGGCCATCCACTTGGCCTGCTACTTGCAGAAAAAAGCCCCTACCTTACTTATTGATGGAGATGCCAACCGCTCTGCTCTCGGTTGGGCACAGCGGGGAATTTTGCCCTTCAAGGTGGTGGATGAGCGGCAAGGTCCAAAGTTTGCTCGGCAGTTTGAGCACATCGTCATTGATACCGCAGCTCGACCGGGAGCAGATGACCTAAAGGCGATCGCTGAAGGCTGCGACTTGATGATCATCCCTTCCTCGCCAGATGCCTTAGCAATGGAAGCTTTGGCGCAAACTGTTGAGGCTATGCGAGAGCTTGGAGCAGACCAGTATAGAATCCTCATCACTCTGACCTCACCCAAGCCAAATAAGGATGCGGAATTAGCGCGAGCCACTTTAACTGAAGCTGGATTGCCAGTCTTCGAATCTGAAATTAGACGGCTCCTTGCATTCCAGCGAGCTGCTTTGGTCGGGGTACCCGTTTACGAGGTTAAGGATTCAATGGCAAAAATCGCTTGGCGCTGCTACGAAGCCGTTGGGCATGAGGTGTTGGCATGAGCGGCAAGGACGAAAGAGCAGGCAAGCTTAAGGGTATTTTCGATGCTGTTAAGACGAGGGTGCCAGAACCAGATATTGATGTAGAGTCGCAACCGGAACCGGAGGATGAGCAGCCAAGCGCGATCGCACCTAAAGCAGACGCTGAGCCGAAAGTAGCAGATGATTCACCCAAAAGGGTGAAAGCCAAGGGTAAGCGAAGCAGCAGCGACTACAAGCAGGTATCGGCCTACATTCCGGCATCCATGCACCTGGAAGTAAAGCAGAAGCTACTCCGTGAGGCGATCGCGGCTAGCGATGCCAAGCCTAAGGAGTTTAGTGATTTAGTCTGTGAGTTACTAGCTGAGTGGTTAGCCAGGTGATTAACTGCGTACGCAGTTGGCTAGTCAGCTAAGTCACTGAATAGGTGCAGTACCACCTATTCAGTATTCGATGTTCAACTATTACCTGAATGAAGTGGCGATAAAGGCAAAGTTAAATGCAAGCTTGAGTTCTTGAGATCTGGTAGCTTGGATCTACTTTACAGAGAGTTGCAATGGCCAAGCTATCAAATCGAGGCTTGCATGGTTTTATTTCTCTCCGAATACTTATCACTTGTGCAATTGCTGTTCCTCTTTGTTTCATTGCTTATCTCTTTCTCCTTGTATTCGCTGTTCCACCTCTACTGAATTCGGGTAGTGCTATCCCGACTTATACGGGGTTTTACATTCAATACTTAGGTCGTGTCGGCAAAGTTTCCAATCTCCGTTGTTTCACCAATGGGTTCAGCGGAGACAGCTATGAGTACTACTGCCGTTTTAAGATGAACTCATCAAATATTAGGCAGTTCGCTAGGAACCTGCGCCTAGAGTCTGGCAAACTAGTTGCAGACTATGAGTGCGATCCATCGAATATAGACTCAGACTCACCCCCAGATATTGCCTCGTACCCCGAAAGGGGTTGGTGGAAGCCAGAAGAACTTGAGGAGGGAGGACGAGTACAGTGCTACTCAAAACAATTTCCGACACTGGACGAGATTGAAGTGGTGTATTCTCCAGTAAGCCAAATTGCCTACATCAGGCATTCTGATTATTAAGCGTTCCAGTCTTGCAAACACTGGAAAAAGAAAAGCACACCTCCCAATCAATTTGTTGCTCTTACAGCGTAACCAGCCTGAATTCCTGGTCCAAATATAATTACATCTTCATTTTGTAGGTCATGGGCTTGCAGCTTATGCCCATTAATTAAGAGGCCATTCGCACTAGGTTTGCCCTTGAGATTACCATCCATAATCCGGTAGTAATAGCTGCCATCTTCGTAAGGTAGCTGGACTAGGGTGGCATGACGACGAGAGACAAACTGAGAAATCAGGCAAATATCGCATTTAGGATCGCTCCCAATTGAGTAAATAGGATTGCTAAGAATGAATTCTCGGCGGTTTTTCTCGTATTCAACAACCAGGCAATGGATCTGCTGCATTGATGTTGCTTACAGAAGGATTAAATTTTCGACGACCAATTTCCTAGCTTACTGACTTAGCATGAGAATTCTCAAATAGCTTAATTTGTCACAGTCTTGGGAAAGATATTAGAGCTTTAAGGTATTAGATTGCCAGCCTCACAGATTGGTAGGTGCGTTACTTAGTGCCTAGTTGCAATGCCACACCGTTCCTTCATGGAGACTCAGTTATGCGACCCTTAAAGACGATTATCCTCGGCGTGGCGACCAGCTTCCTGGTGGTCATGGGCAGCACAGGGATGGCGCGGGAATGTGCCGAGAACTACAATCGCATCCCGATGTATGCATACCAGAACTTCCCGGTCAACTGGGACGAGCAGGCCGAGCCGCGATTCTATGCGCTGATCCGGACGCCCCAGGAGTACGACCAGGTGTTCCATCCCGCACCGATCGCTGGAGATCCCCGCCCGTTCCATCCGGAGGCAAGTCTGTACGAGAAAAGCCAAATCCTCATGGTGGCGCACGTGTTCGCTGCATCTCCCGATCCGTCGAAGGCGGACCGAATCTTCGAAGTCGAGCGGGTGACGACCAAAGCTGGGGAGTTGACGCTGCGTTATCGACTGAAGCGCCCGAAGTCCGACGTTGACGCTGCGCAGTTCAAGTTCTTCCTGGCCATCCAAGTGCCGAGAGCGAATTATCAGAAAGTGACGATCTTCGAGGATGGGAAGCTCGTTGGACAGCTCAAGCCGTCCGAGGGGCTATGGACCGTCCCGAAGCCAGCGCCGGAGTGACGTGGGGCGTGGGCGAAAATATAGAGATTCATCTTGACGAAATTACGCCAAGGCGAGAATGAATTCAAGCGCGAATTTTAGGACTTTCTGGCTTGGTGTTATCGGAAATACGCATAAACCTTAGTTCTAAACAGTTACCGGAATTGCTTCTGCTTTTGCTGCTAAGGTGTTTAGATCCTCACCGTTAAACCAGCCTTTGTAATTTTTTCCTTGATTCTGAAGTTTCTGCCATCTCAGGTCTGCGATCGCTTGTTGACGAGTCCAAGTAGGTTCGAATTTAACTCGTACAGTATCTAAAAATAGTTCATATCCCATTTTCTCGCCGTTATACCACCCCTCAACCAATACATCTGGCCGTTGAGTTTTGTTCCACTCCAGATTTTCGATCGCTTGTTGACGAGTCCAAGTAGGTTCATGTCCGACTCGTTGACCATTCCAAAAGAGTTCGTATCCTGCCGCCCCAATCTCTTCTATATCAAAATACACCTCAGAACAGGAAACTCCTTCATAGATTCCTTCGATTGGATAGCGAAACGAGCTACCTGCCTCCAGCACAACTTCTATCACTCCTTTGTAGGGCACTGATAGTTTTCCTTCTTTGATGGTTGCTGTTGCCTTTACTCTCGAATTGGGTGGACAAACCACTGGAAAATCATATCTCTTGGTGGATTCTTCAGTCTCTTCCTTGCCATAGGTACCCGAAATACTCACTTTCCAAGTTGATTCTGCGCCAACCGTGGCAACTTCAGGAATGCCAGCTTCTACTTTTGAGGTGTAGGAGTACTCTAGCCCTGCTGTAATCGACCAAGACGACTTCCGGGTAATTTTTTCTTCAACACTAAAAGTTTGGGTCTGCTCCCTGCTGGTACTGTTGTGAAACTCTTCTGAGTCAATCACTCTAGGTTCAATTGCAGCCATTTGTAGCCCCAATGTGGGATATGTGACATCTGTTAATCGACTGCTCCGAATCTTCTGCAAGAAGACAAAACCCATATTGTCGATGTCAGATCCAGCCCTGCCAAAAACCCCACAACAAATTCCAGAACCAATATCAATTGGATATTCTTGGTTGCGTTTCCAATCGGTCATGCCATGACTGAACGTAATACCCTTATCGGTGGCAAACTCAATCCAGCCTAGGCGACTTCCTTTTCCATTCCCCCATAAGGACAGACGGGTCATGCGTTCGCCAGGCTGAAAACTGTGCTCCTTGTAAGAGCCGCTGGGATTGCCAAAGGTTTGCATTGTGCCATCAGTAAGCCATACCCGGACTGCTTTGACCATCCACCCTTCAGCCCAAACACCAATTTTTTGAAGTAGAGTGCCGTTCGTACCACCGTAGAATCCAAAGGGATTACCGCCACTACCACCGGTAGCACGCATAGCAACATACACATTAGACATTTGTTTCTCCTAGGCCGTAGATGACCCTAATTGATTGCTAAGGGAAGCATCATGGTGAGGAGAGTAAATTACCGATGGGGT contains:
- a CDS encoding ETX/MTX2 family pore-forming toxin; the protein is MSNVYVAMRATGGSGGNPFGFYGGTNGTLLQKIGVWAEGWMVKAVRVWLTDGTMQTFGNPSGSYKEHSFQPGERMTRLSLWGNGKGSRLGWIEFATDKGITFSHGMTDWKRNQEYPIDIGSGICCGVFGRAGSDIDNMGFVFLQKIRSSRLTDVTYPTLGLQMAAIEPRVIDSEEFHNSTSREQTQTFSVEEKITRKSSWSITAGLEYSYTSKVEAGIPEVATVGAESTWKVSISGTYGKEETEESTKRYDFPVVCPPNSRVKATATIKEGKLSVPYKGVIEVVLEAGSSFRYPIEGIYEGVSCSEVYFDIEEIGAAGYELFWNGQRVGHEPTWTRQQAIENLEWNKTQRPDVLVEGWYNGEKMGYELFLDTVRVKFEPTWTRQQAIADLRWQKLQNQGKNYKGWFNGEDLNTLAAKAEAIPVTV
- a CDS encoding FHA domain-containing protein gives rise to the protein MQQIHCLVVEYEKNRREFILSNPIYSIGSDPKCDICLISQFVSRRHATLVQLPYEDGSYYYRIMDGNLKGKPSANGLLINGHKLQAHDLQNEDVIIFGPGIQAGYAVRATN
- a CDS encoding transposase, which codes for MSFSKLEYCQYLLSSPVNYTVTNLADHLADISHDHINRYLRGEKLTPRLLWDNVKPLLQPSSTAYLLFDDTVLDKRHSASIELVRRQYSGNEHRVIRGIGLISCVYVNGETGQFWVIDYRLYDPDGDGQSKLDHVATMLDGVVYSKQLPFATVLMDSWYATQKLMAQIDQFEKLYYCPLKTNRRVDGSGGTQPYQRIDELSWSVEELQKGRQDLRRSNIRLEQ
- a CDS encoding ParA family protein — translated: MIITIVAYKGGVGKTTTAIHLACYLQKKAPTLLIDGDANRSALGWAQRGILPFKVVDERQGPKFARQFEHIVIDTAARPGADDLKAIAEGCDLMIIPSSPDALAMEALAQTVEAMRELGADQYRILITLTSPKPNKDAELARATLTEAGLPVFESEIRRLLAFQRAALVGVPVYEVKDSMAKIAWRCYEAVGHEVLA